Sequence from the Rutidosis leptorrhynchoides isolate AG116_Rl617_1_P2 chromosome 3, CSIRO_AGI_Rlap_v1, whole genome shotgun sequence genome:
tagcacacaataaatttgatacaagatggttgtgaagataattctagctagtacacaagttgttcagcaaaggcaataaagacacataattcatacgtccagaaacaagtcatgcattctggttttactaggattacttcccatccttggtcttgtggaacataaccgttatggccgttgataagacagcgtgttgtaacgtcgtcaaagggacgagggttacgtaatgtccaacagtcccgtaacaatctaaaaacctcatttcttaccccaattaccgactccgtcacttgtgggaacgttttgtttaatagttgtagcccgatgttcttgttctcactttggtgagaagcgaacattactaatctgtaagcataacatgcttctttatgtttcatgttagccgctttttctaaatcacgaagtccaatattcggatatattgagtcaaaataatttcttaacccattgcgtaaaatagcatttgggttccccgcaatatatgcgtcaaagtaaacacatcgtaacttatggatttctcaatgtgatatcccccatctttcgaacgaaagccttttataaaccaaggcattcttggaacgttcttcgaatgtcttacaaactgatctcaccttaaatagttgtgccgaagaattctgaccgactctagacaagatttcatcaatcatgtctccgggtaggtctcttaaaatattgggttgtctatccattttgtgtttttatactgtaaaatagacaagagttagattcataaaaaaaaaatacttattaatacaagcaatttttacatatatcataaagcataagcacactatattacatatattacaccacacgaatacaactatcttattccgactcgcttgtttcttcttcttcttcggttttggttcgttttgccaagtttctagggatatatgatgttcccctaatacgagccgtcgttttccacattggtttagaaaaacctggtggtttagaggttcccgggtcattgttacaacttaaggacttcgggggttgacgatacatataaagttcatcggggttggaattagatttctctatttttatgtcctttcccttattattttcttttgcctttttaaattcagttggggtaatttctataacatcatcggaattctcgtcggaatccgattcatcggagaattggtaatcctcccaatattttgcttccttggcggaaacaccattgaccaaaattaaccttggtcggttggttgaggattttcttttacttaacagttttattatttcccccaccggttctatttcttcatccggttccgattcttcttccggttccgactcttcttctggttcctcttcgggaacttgtgaatcagtccacgaatcattccaatttacatttgactcttcattattattaggtgagtcaatgggacttgttctagaggtagacatctatcacataatatcaaacgcgttaagagattaatatatcacatgatattcacatgttaaaaatatatagtttccaacaaaatttgttaagcaatcatttttcaagtaaacacggtcgaagtccagactcactaatgcatactaacaaactcgataagacacactaatgcaaaattctggttctctaagaccaacgctcggataccaactggatggggttttttaggcccaatagatctatctttaggattcgcgtcaattagggtgtctgttccctaattcttagattaccagacttaataaaaaggggcatattcgatttcgataattcaaccatagaatgtagtttcacgtacttgtgtctattttgtaaatcatttataaaacctgcatgtattctcatcccaaaaatattagattttaaaagtgggactataactcactttcacagatttttacttcgtcgggaagtaagacttggccactggttgattcacgaacctataacaatatatacatatatatcaaagtatgtttaaaatatatttacaacacttttaatatattttgatgttttaagtttattaagtcagctgtcctcgttagtaacctacaactagttgtccacagttagatgtacagaaataaatcgataaatattatcttgaatcaatccactacccagtgtatacgtatctcagtattgatcacaactcaaactatatatattttggaatcaacctcaaccctgtatagctaactccaacattcacatatagagtgtctatggttgttccgaaatatatatagatgtgtcgacatgataggtcgaaacattgtatacgtgtctatggtatctcaagattacataatatacaatacaagttgattaagttatggttggaatagatttgttaccaattttcacgtagctaaaatgagaaaaattatccaatcttgttttacccataacttcttcattttaaatccgttttgagtgaatcaaattgctatggtttcatattgaactctattttatgaatctaaacagaaaaattataggtttatagtcggaaaaataagttacaagtcgtttttgtaaaggtagtcatttcagtcgaaagaacgacgtctagatgaacattttagaaaacatacttccactttgagtttaaccataatttttggatatagtttcatgttcataataaaaatcattttctcagaataacaacttttaaatcaaagtttatcatagtttttaattaactaacccaaaacagcccgcggtgttactacgacggcgtaaatccggttttacggtatttttcgtgtttccaggttttaaatcattaagttaacatatcatatagatatagaatatgtgtttagttgattttaaaagtcaagttagaaggattaacttttgtttgcgaacaagtttagaattaactaaactatgttctagtgattacaagtttaaaccttcgaataagatagctttatatgtatgaatcgaatgatgttatgaacatcattactaccttaagttccttgaataaacctactggaaaatataaaaatggatctagcttcaacggatccttggatggctcgaagttcttgaagcagaatcatgatacgaaaacaagttcaagtaagatcatcacttgaaataagattgttatagttatagaaattgaaccaaagtttgaatatgattattaccttgtattagaatgataacctactgtaagaaacaaagatttcttgaggttggatgatcaccttacaagattggaagtgagctagcaaacttgaaagtattcttgattttatgtaactagaacttgtagaatttatgaagaacacttagaacttgaagatagaacttgaagatagaacttgagagagatcaattagatgaagaaaattgaagaatgaaagtgtttgtaggtgtttttggtcgttggtgtatggattagatataaaggatgtgtaattttgttttcatgtaaataagtcatgaatgattactcatatttttgtaattttatgagatatttcatgctagttgccaaatgatggttcccacatgtgttaggttactcacatgggctgctaagagctgatcattggagtgtatataccaatagtacatacatctaaaagctgtgtattgtacgagtacgaatacgggtgcatacgagtagaattgttgatgaaactgaacgaggatgtaattgtaagcatttttgttaagtagaagtattttgataagtgtattgaagtctttcaaaagtgtataaatacatattaaaacactacatgtatatacattttaactgagtcgttaagttatcgttagtcgttacatgtaagtgttgttttgaaacctttaggttaacgatcttgttaaatgttgttaacccaatgtttataatatcaaatgagattttaaattattatattatcatgatattatcatgtatgaatatctcttaatatgatatatatacattaaatgtctttacaacgataatcgttacatatatgtctcgtttaaaaatcattaagttagtagtcttgtttttacatatgtagttcattgttaatatacttaatgatatgtttacttatcatagtatcatgttaactatatatatatatatatatatatatatatatatatatatatatatatatatatatatatatatatatatatatatatatatatatatatatatatatatatatatatatatatccatatatatgtcatcatatagtttttacaagttttaacgttcgtgaatcaccgatcaacttgggtggtcaattgtctatatgaaacatatttcaattaatcaagtcttaacaagtttgattgcttaacatgttggaaacatttaatcatgtaaatatcaatctcaattaatatatataaacatggaaaagttcgggtcactacagataatgctattaaatatatattcgtttttagcattatcaaatattcacacacttgagcgttgcttgtcctcaagcaatatagtcttgaaataaaaatactagaatcacttctttattcttcacactttgtacatcagtgatttctatacggcggtataaacaatggtagtaacgatgtggtttacagtcccacatgattataaaatttagatcccttaaggaaattggatctttatgaaaacatttgatcttttgaaaattaaatctagcttttaccctagataagttttccggaataacccttcaccggtgcttgcaaattgtttttgtgggtttggtgggtttcagatttgaaaattttagctcaaaacttgcggttttgtgtcacccacttgctaaccttgtattaggaaagcaacacgtccagtatatttgctccgtatattacctttcggtaaactaccgtccggttataaaggaaagcgttgaacaagcaactgttaaagcaatgtcccctgacatgcttttaattatggtctataacgtgtcggatgcaattactatcctttgtaggagcaatagtaaagatcaccctatagtttttcggtctggcacaaggtcctgtcttcgaccatgctatgcaaccaccgttcttacggttgacacccgatttggttcaggtgacctaatgaattccaggtgaattcctaggattttacgttcaatggtaatgaacgcattaaaaatgggtttttcagaaaacaaataggtttgtaattttgatcaaaatattttctcgttcaagctcgagtttagatatcatcgaattccatgagtttgtaattctcaatctttaaagtcaatctcaaggattgagtaatatcaggcttaaaagctgatttttaatctttaaggagattatcctttctgggggtctgattcattagtcttatcaagctaatttgcacggtgtcctccccattttacgagacagatcctctcatggttaggataagtctgaccacttggcgaccctgtttgatgttgaggtccgtggatttcctgctgattttagagatgacttttctagatttttcgtcaacgtacagctggtttggacgacaacttcatgacctaaatcaagaagcgcgtgtctttttcggaagactttacttccttttaatgatggaattgattcatcgtgtagatccatctttctttcaaatatattacagtaaatcgggtaaaactgattagtttagtctaaagcaaaagcatcttcagttatttgtacaaaaatatgtgatatatgttcaaaataacttggtaaattttttccacacttggcttttattttcctttctttgcctttttattgtcctctattccattttaaatgaattctaatattttggtttgtttctcaatttatgtcccttccgaggtaacaataatttcggtgttaacacctagttttatcgttcataaatatgtataaacatgattttgaattcatttaattgaaaattttgaaaattttactagaattgggtagtcagtatataagactagggctgttctttattatcagagagcactagattctaatacaattactgctttactagtatttttaatggtaaccaagtgtttaaatttaaaattaaaaattcgaaagaatttaaccccattatttaaatattatattatatttatgtgcatagttgacttgtaatttttagtccgttgcgtcgagcgttgagagttgactctggtcccggttccggattttcgaacgtccttgcgtacaatttaatatcttgtattttgcgtttcgcgtcttgtactcttgtaattttgagacgtttctcaccaataatttgaaacactttaattgtactttgtacttttgagctttttggtcgtttgcgtcttcaattcgtcgaatctgtcttttgtcttcaccttttattatttaaacgaatatcacttgtaaatagaacagttgcaactaaaagcttgtctttcttgagagataatgctattaaatatatgttcgtttttagcattatcaaggacaTAGTAAGCAATTTTAATTTTACTTGTAGATAGTACAATCCTCTAATTTTtgcttacttttttttttttttttttgatatatttatatttactccgtatatatataaggactaaacccggaaattttcgaggaAAGATCCCTACATTGAAAACGACTTCAATATCGTTATTGTACAGAGCAAGCAACCTCAAACTCGATCACAATTCAAAACCCCTAATTTcactttataaattatttaaaagaAAATGGCTAACGATAACGAACCAGCGAAGCTACTGTTACCGTACCTTCAACGTGCCGATGAATTACAAAAGCACGAGCCACTCGTCGCATACTACTGTTCGTATTCATCTCTCAGGTTTTCTAATAAACCCTAATTTCTGATAACTTTCACGTTTTTAAGTCATTAGTTTGTTGATTTTTAGGTCGATTATATGCGATGGAACGTGGTTTGAAGATTCCTCAAAGTGAGCGAACAAAAACTACCAATTCTTTGCTCGTATCTCTTATGAAACAGCTTGAAAAGGTCCGGTTTATTCATCTAatttattattcataataatataattttgaGCTACTTAACTTTGGTGATTCTGAAAGTGAATTCCTTGTTAATTTTACTATGATTTTAGCTATTGCtagttgtataaagtttattggatGGTTGTAATTGTTAGACAGTGAATGGCCTTTAAATATTAGATCAAAATTCAGATAAACTATGCAGTCATAATTTCTATGCTTTTTCGAAATTGTGTGTAAACTAATCAACTAACGTATTGAAATTTCCGAATTTATATGCTAGTATACTGACTGTTTTTTTGGTAATAACATTAACTTAAGAAGAAAATGATGTATAGGCATTAAGTGATTATTTTCTTTATGTATCAACAATTTGTTTCTGTGTTCACCATATGGGTTGGTTGATCATTTACAGGATAAGAAGTCACTGCAGTTGGGGCCTGATGATCATCTCCACATTGAAGGATTTGCGTCAAATGTTTTTGCAAAAGCTGATAAGCAAGACCGTGCTGGGAGAGCTGATCTGTACGATAAGTTTGCTTCTTATAAGTCTAGATTTTCACATAGCATGAGTGAATTTTTACTTGATAAGGGTTTGTGATACTTATATCTAGGACACTTGGACTCATACATTTGAAAAGCATGATTTAGCTCCCTAATTAGAAAAGACATTTTTCTTAGTTGAAATTGAGTGTCAGATTGATAGTTCTTGGTTGTATTTCAAAGAAGTGCAAGACCTTCTATAGAAATAGTAGGAAACCATAGTACTGTATATGGTTCTATAGTTGTGATGTGAAAAGGGTTGTCAAGGACAAAATCCACAACCGAATTTAGTTTATAAGGCTTCTACCATTGTTATCTTATAGGCCTCAACAGATAATTTCTCTTATGTAGGCAAACCTTGCTCATCTAAAATCTTATAGCTTAATGGTTCAGTTATTTCTTTCTTCTTTCTAACCTACATGCTAAAAACGGCTAAGATTGTGATGATTATTTTTGGATGATAATACTTGCTTTTGATTAAATATTAATACTTGATACTTGATTTTGACCATGTTGCAGCAACACAGCTAAGACGTTCTATGCTGCCAGCATATTCTTTGAAATCCTTAACCAGTTTAGTGATGTTCAAGCCGATGTGAGCCCCGATATTCTTGTTAACCCATCTGATACTTTTTTGTTTATTGCATTTGGGACAGTTTTATTCTCTCTCATCCGTCTTAAATGGAAATGGAAAAAACAAAATTAAATCTTGATTAATTATGATTTGTTTGTTTGTTATATAATAGCTTGAGCAGAAACAGAAATATGCAGCTTGGAAAGCAGCAGATATAAGGAAAGCTATAAAAGAAGGTAGGAAACCTGTACCGGGCCAACCTGGCGGCGACAAAGATCTGTCAGATACCTCAAGCGGTGGATATGTAAGATCCTGTAATTCTAATtgtaaattatttttatttttttatttttttattttttttttttttggtcttaGCTCACATTTCTACTTGTGCTAAACAAACCATGTGTATACTTTCACAGTACAAATTTTGCTAATTTTAACATGTAAAAGTATTTTCTTTTTCATGAAAAAAACAATACTACAACATCTGAACTTTGTCACTTTGCAGGACCCTGAATCGAGCAGAATTGAACCAACTACAAAACACGCACCAGAATCCCATCCTTCATTCAAATCATATGATAGAACCGATTCCCAACAGTTTACAAATAATTTCCCTTCACCGCCACCGGAAAATACTCCACCGCCACCGGAGAATACTCCACCGCCACCATCATCACACTTTCAACCACCACCTTCAAATTTTCCCCCACCATCTTCTACCATcccgccaccgccaccgccaccgccaccgccaaCCTATTCTTCCAATGATTATCCATCTAATACTTTTCAGCAAAATCCTTCTGATGATTATCCATCCAATAATTATCAACAACAACCACCTTCTGATAATTCAACATACTCTCAAAATTATCATCATCAACCGTCATCAtattcacaagaaccacaacatcACATATCCCAAAACTACCCTTCTCAAGATCCCTCGCTCAATTATCCTAATTTCCAATCTTACCCTAGTTTTTCCGAAACTACCCTTCCAGCAGCGCCACCTCATCATCCCACATCATCATATTACCAACCTTCAGATTATCCATCTACAGGTCAATATAAGTCAAGTTCAGGAAACGGGTCAGTTCATGTTCCAGAACCTGCACTTGCATCTGCACAATCGTATCAGTATGACAGTAACTACCAACCTGCCCCTGAGAAAATAGCAGAAGCACATAAGGCAGCTAGGTTTGCTGTTGGAGCATTGGCATTTGATGATGTTTTTGTTGCTGTTGACTACCTTAAAAAATCTCTTGAACTGCTTACTAATCCATCAGCAAGCGTTTGAGTTGCTACTGATGTCTATTAAAACTTGCATACTGATGATCTTTTGAGTTTTACTGTGTTTTGTCATTTGCAAAGGCTGTTGAATTTAATTTTCTGAATGTTTTTGTAAACCGATGTGTTTAAGTGAAATGATATCACAATGCTTGTTTATTAATCAGAAGGATCGAAAGACTTAGGATGTTGTCAATAAAACTGATTAAAAGACCTTGTCTTAATCACCGTTCCTCCTAAAGACATGATATTGATTCAGCCTTTTGAAAACAGTACTACAAAATAGTCTAAAACTAGCTTGTTGCTCACTCCGTTACAAATTAAATGCATTATTGTTATTTGACACAACTTTAAATCAGTAATATTAACTACTTTTGGCAAAATAACGAAAATTGTATAACTAAGGTAATTTCATTGAAAGATGAAAAAAACCAAACAAGAATACAATCAAAGTATAACTAGACTGGAGACCAGAACAAACTACTGACAAACTCAACAAGCAACGTTGTCTACAATCGAGCCTAACCGGCCTGAAATGATCACATGACCGCAAACAAACGAGGATCTTAAAAACACACTAACCACCTAAAGCATAACAAAATGAACCATGTACTCAAGAAATAACAATAATTGCACctatacataaaaaaaaaacacattatTACCCTCTTATCTAAAACATAAAAAATAAGGaataatatacttcttatattttACAAATTCACATAAAgctttgtactttttacaaattaaCCAAAAAACTTCACATTATTTACAAATCATATACAAAACTTTTTACATAACACAAATCAACCACataacttaatttaacacaaactTTGCACTTATTTTTTTAACGACAGTTTTTCGCATCGAATACTTTCATTTGTGACCCACACACGCTAGGTAGGAAACTCCAAGGATtgacccgggttgcttggcaactaatcgcgggttccgggttgcttgacaactaatcgcgGAAAAATCCTGGAGAAAACCTCCCCCTTAtcggaattgaacccgggttgcttgacaactaatcgcgGGTCCCCCTACTAAGGCTTGGAAACCACTCAGACAATACCTCGGTGGTCAAACTTTTCACTTTTTACGAATCAATCGCAAACTTTCACACTTTGTACAAACAACCACAAAACTTTTCATTTATTACAAATCGACCATATAATTTTTCACTTTATCATTGCTTAACTTTTTCACTTAATACAAAAT
This genomic interval carries:
- the LOC139897793 gene encoding protein HOMOLOG OF MAMMALIAN LYST-INTERACTING PROTEIN 5-like encodes the protein MANDNEPAKLLLPYLQRADELQKHEPLVAYYCRLYAMERGLKIPQSERTKTTNSLLVSLMKQLEKDKKSLQLGPDDHLHIEGFASNVFAKADKQDRAGRADLNTAKTFYAASIFFEILNQFSDVQADLEQKQKYAAWKAADIRKAIKEGRKPVPGQPGGDKDLSDTSSGGYDPESSRIEPTTKHAPESHPSFKSYDRTDSQQFTNNFPSPPPENTPPPPENTPPPPSSHFQPPPSNFPPPSSTIPPPPPPPPPPTYSSNDYPSNTFQQNPSDDYPSNNYQQQPPSDNSTYSQNYHHQPSSYSQEPQHHISQNYPSQDPSLNYPNFQSYPSFSETTLPAAPPHHPTSSYYQPSDYPSTGQYKSSSGNGSVHVPEPALASAQSYQYDSNYQPAPEKIAEAHKAARFAVGALAFDDVFVAVDYLKKSLELLTNPSASV